From Impatiens glandulifera chromosome 7, dImpGla2.1, whole genome shotgun sequence:
CGGGAAATGGATAATTAATACTGTGAAATGGAAGGctttcgcgaaacgggaagtgaCATCGgataaaccctaaacaacagtGATTCAAAGATGCAAAAACTAACAATAATAAACTTGATGTATCATAGGATAAACTTACCAAGTGTAATAatgctcgtgctcgtcgtggagctcattgtCTGTAGCCGTCGCCGCCGACCGCCGCAGCCGcccagtttagagagaaggaggagaagagcgggaagagagagaaggagaagaaaagaaatgaaaaaagaggcgaggttatattaaatagtaaggatATTCTGAACTTTTTACACTTTTCCACTTTacgaaacgcgaagtcccttcgcgtgACGCAAAAAGGGTATTTTCGTgcaaaaaaattaaagtggtcACTAGAGCAATTTTATTTAGCCggtgaccacggaggcaaataCCTCCAtcattagggtcatttcgtcaaattttccaGTTGGAGTCTCTATCCCTAATTTGAGTATGCGTGTCTtagttttcaaaaataattaaattttaaccgttttattaGAAGAATTTTATttctgttttaaaaaatttataaagaaagagtaaaattgtaaaattattttatatttttcagttaaattatttcttaaaattttacatttattcataattattaaccTTTATCTTATACTAGTAAAGTTTTCGTACATTTgtaaggttaaaaataattttatcgtaACCATTTTGCCGACTTATTTTTGTAAATCATGTAATATATTCCTTAGCCAACTATCTATTCTTTACCGAACTTCATCAACTCACTTCGGTCATCCACCAATTCTATTTTCACCCTCTTACAAACTCACTTTCGTTAaccaacatattatatattacccAATCACCTCCCCTTTCTCGAgctttatcaatttatttatgacaaataacaatattattttcaccCACTTATTATGTAGAATGAACACTTAACCATTACACCACTAAAGATTgttgatttcttttttataaatttatgtgtgaatatataattgataatacgaattaaaaatattattagtttaattatttaaaatgttggagttatattattagaaatgtCATAAGTTAATCAATTTTGAAggttcattttaaaatataaagtggtattagcctagttgtttaaaatcttaaacttatattgtgatgttgcaagttcaaaacttgtgtatatcatattttttatttaattttttaagtttatgggtgggcggatcaacccacgacccgacccaaatatttatttagtctCACATACGTATCCAAATTGTGATCTCTCGACACGAAAagtcggacactttaaaaattaagcatatatatatatatatttgtataatattgatttaagaaataatattaacacaaaaaaatctaatattttttatgataatacaactaaaaaaatattgtgacaATATTTTGAAGATTCTTCACCAAGATTTTagtgttgacctagtttgtGCTTATTTAAATGTGCAATCAAACATTTTAGAAAGCTAAAATTTTTGACTTGAAAACATTGTTTTCAGTCCCAATTTTGTATCTGTTAGGTTTGGGgagaccgagtgttatataaactaatGTCATAACCAAAATTTTTATTGATGTAATCTCTATATTAATCTTCTCAATAATACTCTCTTCTTTGATGGACGTAGCCAAGTTTAATTTTTGATGAACCACGTTAAAATTTGtatcattatttattgtttatgcCGTCCTTCGTATTTTAGTCGCAGCagttaataatacaattaaaaatgATGTTTTTGTCGGGCCATCGGAGGGAGCAAGCACATCACACGTGGGATCAAAATTTTGATAAGGGGAAGCACGTGGATCAACATTTGCTAACATACATGGAGGGAGATGATGAATCACGTGGATCAAAAGGAGAAACACCTGgataaaaattttgttaacatgCATCATTGTAACATGTTCGTGGAACAAATGATTCAAATATTGTAACACGTTTTCAATGTAACCCAAAACTGATGTGATCTAAAATCCCAAAGCAATAAgtttgaatgatttatatatttgatgtgGAAGAAGCcattattaacaaattcaatTCATCTCTGAATCTGATGAAAAAAAAGTGATCATATGGAGACGAAGAAGCCATGCTTGAATGTTGTAATGGTCCCATGGCTAGCCCATGGCCATGTCTCTCCTTACTTAGAGCTTGCCAAAAGACTTGCCGACAGAAACTTCCGAATCTATCTATGTTCAACTCCGATCAATCTGAGCTCCATCAAGAAAAGGGTCACACAGAAATACTCTCAATCGATCAAACTCATCGAATTCCATATCCCATCTCAACCCGACCTTCCTCCCCATTTCCACACAACAAATGGCCTCCCACTTCACCTCAACTCAGTTCTCAAAAGAGCCATGTTCAAGGCCAGCCCATCTTTCACCCAAATCATTAAAACCCTGAAACCGGACATACTCATTTACGACTTCAACCAACAATGGGCATCAATAGCCGCAACAACAATCGGGATACCAGCAGTTCCATTCATCAGCGGTAGCGCTTCCGCCATCTGTTACTTCTTCCATACATTTATGAAACAGGGCGTTGACTTCCCTTATCCCGTCTTGAATCTACGGGGAACTCACTGGAACCGAATAATTCAAGAAATGTTGAATACAACTCCGAATGATCAAAGTCAAACTGAAAGTGGaagtaatattcttattttcaatctatttagtttaaatttcagaactataataatatatttccaATAGGCAATCCGCTCTTTAGTAGAACCTGCGACATCATATTCATGAAGACTTTTGGAGAATTGGAAGGGAAATACATAGAGTACGGATCAAACCTACTTGGAAAAAAGATAGTCCCCACGGGTCCTCAAGAACACGGAGACTCGGAAGATAACAGCGAGATCATGGAGTGGCTTAACAAGAAAGAGGCATCTTCAACAGTTTTCGTATCATTTGGAACAGAGTACTTTTTGTctagagaagaaacagaggaagtaGCAAAAGGGTTGGAGCTAAGTATGGTGAATTTCATTTGGGTGCTTAGATTTTCCtttgaggaggagaagaagatttCAATTGAAGAAGCACTGCCCAATGGCTTTCTTGAGAGGGTGGGAGATAGAGGTCTTGTAGTTGAGAAATGGGCTCCGCAAGCTAGAATCTTGATGCACCCAAATGTTGGTGGATTTGTAAGCCATTGTGGGTGGGGTTCTATAATGGAGGCCATGACATTTGGAATTCCAATTGTGGCTATACCCATGAACTTAGACCAACCAGTGAATGCGAGGTTAGTGGAGGAGATCGGTGTGGGGTTGGAAATAAATAGAGATGAGAATGGAGGGCTGAGCGGGGAAGAGATTGCAGAGTTTATAAGGGAAGTCATAGTTGGTGATGAAGATGGGAAGAAGATTAGGGACAATACAAGAGAAATGAAACACAAAATCAAAAGTAAAGGAGAAGAAGATATGGATTGTGTTGTGGAAGACTTGTACAAgcttcacaagaagaatattcATGAAAAAAACATGGATTAATTGTCGAAGCTTATACATATTTCTCATACTTTTGAAATGCTTCATTTGTTTTTTAGATTATACAATTTTATGTCATGTTATATTAGTTAAACATATGTACTTAGTtgttataatttcttttaatattttgttaattatgttCAGGGATGTCTCTAGGTAAGCTCAGCAAAACCCTTGGACTAAGAGATTAGGATATAAACCCTTGGACAAAGAGATTAGGATATGACCACCCATTagaatctttttaattaaaagggTCATTTTTTTGCACTAAAACttagtgtttttttattataaattattaacatcATTTATTTAAGAAACCTGCTGTTAGATATACTTAAACAATGAGCCTATTTATAGTCTTATAAACATGACAAGTTTGTTTCACATGATACATAACTAGAAAATGCTAGAAAtcgtaaaatattatcaaaacttTTTATTCTCGGTCTCACAATGACTTCCGCCCTTCAGTTGGGCTCTAGCTCCTCAGTCGGCCATCAACGCCATCTTCTTCTCTCCTTGCCCTGACCTTAGAGTAAGACCGAAAAGCCCATAAGCTAGGGCAgcccattttaaaataaaataaaataggtttttagataaatttattaagttttcTATCATAAAAGTTTGTAACTTATTAGTTTAGGatgaaattgtaaaaaaattatttgattataaattttaatctccctaaaaacaattttttaaacttatattagtACATACAtgcaaaattattattttttgacgTATTTGTtaggttaagatttttaatgtttaaacttgttttttataatttagcttaaataatcaaaaagggagaaattgttgggttaagatttttaatttatttaaaataacttaacaatcttgattttaattactgatgaaatagtttttgataataaatggtggccatcacaagggttgtagccatcaactggtcaaaattcctcttcaacaatCTGGTTAGAATGATTTCCTCTCGAAAGAAGATCTTCGGTTATGATGCTCCTCTTAGAACATTCCTCTGTTGTCTCCATACTGATCCTGGTCAAGGGTTTCAGTTCAATCCATCATAAATCttgaacaaccagaaggttgtcGACTATGTTCTTCGAGTGGGTAGGCTCAGGTTGAAGAAACAAAACAGGGATGTTTATAACTCAGCACTAACCTTAGCCTTAGAGTCAGCCGTAGAATCCCTTCCcgaatgatgttaaaaagggggaaagaaaaggaaaaagatTAGACTTAGACTTAGGGGAAGGTAGACTTAGACTTAGGGGGAAGGAAGAATCTTTTGATGTTTTGGGTGCTGATGTTTTTGAACCAtggtttttgtaatttttttgaaaaatattcctgatgtttcaatttattcttttatgTGCCATGAAATATGAACAATTTAGTGCCATCTACTGCATTATTGAATATTCTAATCTCTTATCTATgtaaagttttaacatcatatcaaaaagaaagaaattgttgggttaaattattttgactaagggtcaaagtattctaactaatggaattttgatgatgaatatgtATAAAACTCAAAGAAAAAATCTAAGCcttctaattgtttttgtgcaggtgcattaaaacatgctaaattagactaagtctaaatgaggttcattagacttactagctattagacgcattaagttagacgtacagtctaacagatacgtagttagacgtgtaatctaacagacgtagttagacgtgtagtctaacagatacgtagttagacgtgcagtctaacagatacgtagttagacgtgcagtctaacagacgtagttagacgtgccgtctaacagatacgtagttagacgtgcagtctaacagacgtaattagacgtgcaatttaacaaatacatagttagacgtgcagtctaacagatacgtagttagacgtgtagtctaacagatacgtagttagacgtgcagtctaaaaaatacgtagttagatgtgcagtctaacagatacgtagttagacatgtagtataacagatacgtagttagacgtgcagtctaatagataagtagttagacgtgcagtctaacagatacgtagttagacgtgcagtctaacagatgagagttagatgtgcagtctaactccttcagattagtctgaaaggaaacgtagttagacgtgtcgtctaacagatgagattTAGACGtgaagtataactccttcagattagtctgaagggaaccgtaattagatgtgccatctaattccattagacctggtggtctaatggatcctgctattaaacgggggcgtctaacttcattagacttatcaGTCTAATTGAAGAACGTCTAATGCCACGCTTctgcagttgcttgaagctagcatctgtctacccacgatcaacttgctgtatgctactcctgctccactattcTGTGCAGATAAGTACGACAACCCGTTGCAACCAATGAACTAatgtcacgtaagcaaatattcttcccactacttgtttcttgcaagacaatcctagaagaatattcggtgcactaccagattgggACGGCCACATTcatggtgctcagagtctgctataactgtgtactatggaggttttccaatggacattcgtcacgtgtcattatagaagattcgaccattggttcctgctctctatttaaagatcctcaagaaTAATAGACGAATGGTCAGCCAGACACTTGACAAGAACACAATACGCATTGGAACGAACCACTGAACTTACAATCTCACGAATTACTTTCTTGTTTACTAGTTTTGTACGTCAAGAGTgtgatagaatcaaagtattgtctagctgagtgatattcttcaatatactatAAGTTGAaaagagtctgttctgttcaatagtgagctagctttacaactgtatttgattttaaagaaaagtatagtgaatccttccggtggttggaagaaggggtgacgtaggagagttttgctccgaacatccataaataaatctttgtgtcatttacattttgtcatcttctccttcattggttcttagcttcaaacctaagcaaacgtttccgcatttgaatcattcaacactttgcaagggtttgtgaagaatagaaagtgatttaaatccctaacaggatttctatcaaaccgttt
This genomic window contains:
- the LOC124909664 gene encoding beta-D-glucosyl crocetin beta-1,6-glucosyltransferase-like; translation: METKKPCLNVVMVPWLAHGHVSPYLELAKRLADRNFRIYLCSTPINLSSIKKRVTQKYSQSIKLIEFHIPSQPDLPPHFHTTNGLPLHLNSVLKRAMFKASPSFTQIIKTLKPDILIYDFNQQWASIAATTIGIPAVPFISGSASAICYFFHTFMKQGVDFPYPVLNLRGTHWNRIIQEMLNTTPNDQSQTESGSNPLFSRTCDIIFMKTFGELEGKYIEYGSNLLGKKIVPTGPQEHGDSEDNSEIMEWLNKKEASSTVFVSFGTEYFLSREETEEVAKGLELSMVNFIWVLRFSFEEEKKISIEEALPNGFLERVGDRGLVVEKWAPQARILMHPNVGGFVSHCGWGSIMEAMTFGIPIVAIPMNLDQPVNARLVEEIGVGLEINRDENGGLSGEEIAEFIREVIVGDEDGKKIRDNTREMKHKIKSKGEEDMDCVVEDLYKLHKKNIHEKNMD